The Clostridium botulinum BKT015925 genome includes the window CATTCCCATAACAACACCTATTTTGTCTTGTTTATCCGCTTTATCATAAGAAAAAATCTCTGGTCCTAAATACTTTTTAACATGATTTGAAGTTATATTAACTTTCTTTTTATCATTTTCTAGCATATCCGCTATAGATTTTCTTATCACTGCTGATATCTTTCTTTTTAAATTTCTTACACCTGATTCTCTTGTGTAATTTTCTATTATCTTATATATGGCACCATCAGAGAACTTAATTTTATTTTCTGATATACCATGCTCCTCAAGTTGCTTCTTTATAAGATATTTCTTTCCTATTTGGAATTTTTCTTCCGTAGTATATCCTGAAACATCTATTATTTCCATTCTATCTAAAAGTGGTCTTGGTATAGTATCTAAACTATTAGCTGTAGTTATAAACATTACCTCAGATAAATCTAAATCTAATTCTAAATAGTGATCTCTAAAAGTCTTGTTTTGTTCTACATCTAAAACCTCAAGTAAAGCACTGGCTGGATCTCCTCTAAAATCTCCGCTTAACTTATCAATTTCATCTAATAAAAATAATGGATTCTTAGATTTAGCTTGTTTCATTGAATAAACTATTCTTCCTGGTATTGCACCTACATAAGTTTTTCTATGTCCTCTTATTTCAGCTTCATCTCTAACTCCACCTAAAGACATTCTAACAAAGTTTCTATTAAGTGCATTTGCTATAGATCTCGCTATAGATGTTTTTCCTACTCCCGGTGGTCCAACTAAACAAAGTATAGGACCCTTTAATGATTTACTTACACTTTTAACAGCTAAAAACTCAATTATTCTATCTTTAACATCTTTTAATCCATAATGTTCATTTTCTAATATTTCTCTTGCTCTCTTTACATCTAAGTTATCCTTAGTTGTTTTATTCCAAGGAATATCTAAAATCCAATCTAGATAGGATCTAATGACTCCGCCTTCTGAGGAATAACTACCTATATTTTTTAGTCTATTTAATTCATATATAGCTTTTTCTTTTGCTTCTTTAGGTAATTTAGCCTTCTTTATTTTCTTTAAATATTCTTCGAATTCCTTCTTACTTTCGTCTTCTTCTCCCAATTCTTCTTGTATAGCTTTTAACTGCTCTTTTAAAAAATATTCTTTTTGAGACTTATCTATTTTTCCTTTTACTTTTAATCCTATTTTCTTTTCTATTTGTAAAATTTCTATTTCATTTTTTATTATTAATAAAAGTTTTTCTAATCTTTCATTTACATCAAAAGCTTCTACTAATTCTTGTTTTGTACTTTCTTTTAATACTAAATAAGAACTTACAACATCAGCAAATCTACCCGCCTCATCTAATTCTTCTATATTAATAAGAATCTCTGCAGATGCTATATTTGATAATTTTATGTATTCTTCAAAAGCATCTCTTACCGAACGAACTAATGCTTCACATTCCTTTTCATTAGTAGAATTATTATCTTCTAATATTTCTAC containing:
- the lon gene encoding endopeptidase La, which translates into the protein MEKKLQILPLIPLRGLTIFPHMVLHFDVGREKSLLAVEEAMLNGQKIFLTSQKEAKIEDPDESDIYNIGAICNIKQILKLPGDTVRVLVEGENRARLANYIQKDPFFKAEVEILEDNNSTNEKECEALVRSVRDAFEEYIKLSNIASAEILINIEELDEAGRFADVVSSYLVLKESTKQELVEAFDVNERLEKLLLIIKNEIEILQIEKKIGLKVKGKIDKSQKEYFLKEQLKAIQEELGEEDESKKEFEEYLKKIKKAKLPKEAKEKAIYELNRLKNIGSYSSEGGVIRSYLDWILDIPWNKTTKDNLDVKRAREILENEHYGLKDVKDRIIEFLAVKSVSKSLKGPILCLVGPPGVGKTSIARSIANALNRNFVRMSLGGVRDEAEIRGHRKTYVGAIPGRIVYSMKQAKSKNPLFLLDEIDKLSGDFRGDPASALLEVLDVEQNKTFRDHYLELDLDLSEVMFITTANSLDTIPRPLLDRMEIIDVSGYTTEEKFQIGKKYLIKKQLEEHGISENKIKFSDGAIYKIIENYTRESGVRNLKRKISAVIRKSIADMLENDKKKVNITSNHVKKYLGPEIFSYDKADKQDKIGVVMGMAWTAYGGDTLPLEVTVMNGKGRLQLTGQLGDVMKESGEAAYSYVRANCERYGINPDFYKEKDIHIHAPEGAVPKDGPSAGVTMITGIVSALSNKKVRHNVAMTGEITLTGRVLPIGGLKEKALAAFRAGIDTIIIPKDNEKDLKDIPKYVLGKIKVIAAEKIETVLENVLVEE